From the Pseudomonadota bacterium genome, the window TGGATCGCCGGCGCGAATTGGATCAAGCCTACGCTGGCGGGGTGCGCCAATTGCAAGTCGAATTATCGAATATCATCGCTGAAATTGCTACTGAGCGCGGGATTACCCTCGTCATTCCCGAGGTGCAAACCTTGTTTGTCGACAAAAGCTTAAGAATTTCACGTGAAGTGCTCCGGCGCCTCGACGAACGATTGCCGGATTTGACGCTGAAATTTGGACTGAACTGATACGGACCGATGGCAGATCCGCGATTTCATTCATGTGCCGGGCCATTCACATTGGCCGAATTGGCAGCCTTGATTGAGGCCGAAATGGGCGAAAATTCCGACCCTGATCTGCGGCTTGTTGATGTCGCGCCTTTGGATCGGGCGAGCGCCGAGCACTTAAGTTTTCTGGATAATCGAAAATATATAGCAGCTTTTGAAAGCAGCGATGCGGCAGCTTGCATCGTCAGTCCAGGCCTCGCAGCGAGAGCTCCGAAAGACATGGCGCTATTGCTATCCACCAATCCCTACAAGGCATATGCGCTGGCAGCGCAAGCTTTTTACCCTGTGCCGGCGCTGAAACCAAATATAGCTGAAACGGCCTTTGTTGAGAGCAGCGCGCGCGTTGATCCGACGTGCCGTATAGAACACGGCGTCGTTATAGGCGCCAATGCGATCGTCGGGAAAAATTGTTTGATCGAAGCCAATGTCGTGATCGGGCCGTCCGTTGTGATTGGTGACGACGTGACGATTGGCGCCTGTACATCGCTCAGTCATTGTCTGATCGGCGACCGGACGCGTATATATCCGGGCGCGCGTATCGGCCAGGATGGATTCGGGTTTTCGCCGGATCCAGGTGGGCATACCAAGGTGCCGCAACTGGGGCGCGTGATTGTCGGCGAGGATGTTGAAATAGGCGCCAACTCGACGATCGATCGGGGTAGTGGGCCCGACACGATCATTGGTCAGGGTTGTTGGATCGACAACCTCGTTCAAATCGGGCACAACGTGGAACTGGGCAGAGGATGTGTCCTCGCGGGCATGGTGGGCATTGCAGGCAGTGCGAAAGTCGGGGATTTTGTGTTTTTTGGCGGGCAGGCGGGTGCGATCGGACATATTACGATCGGTTCAGGGGCGAAAGTCGCGGGACAAAGTGGCGTTACCAAGAGCATTCCACCAGGTGCAACGATAGGCGGAACACCGGCCGTGTCCATCCGGGACTGGCACCGGCAAAGCATCATACTGTCCAAGCTAATCGACAAGGACGAGTAGTTTTATGAATGAAGCCAGCGAGAAAGGGGTTGTCGAAACCCTTGATATTGAACAGATCATCGAGGCGATTCCGCATCGCTATCCTTTCTTGATGATTGATCGGATCCTCAATGTGGTCCCTGACGAAAGCGCGCTCGGCTTGAAGAACGTGTCGATCAACGAGAACTATTTTCAGGGGCATTTTCCGCGCCGGCCAGTCATGCCCGGCGTTTTAATTATTGAAGCGATGGCGCAAACTGCGGCCGTGTTGGTCGTAAAAACGCTTGGGCCGGACATGGCTGGCAAGCTCGTGTACTTCATGTCGGTGGATAATTGCCGTTTTCGCCGGCCTGTATTTCCTGGGGATCAGCTAATGGTGCATGTGAGCAAAAAACATCGACGCCGAAACGTCTGGAAATTCGAAGCGGCCGCCAAGGTTGATGGTGAGACAGTCGCCGAAGCCACATATGCGGCGATGATTTTGGAAGATACATGACGAATATTCACCCGACCGCCATCGTTGATTCCAAAGCTGAGCTGGCGGACGACGTATCAATTGGTCCGTACTGTGTCGTTGGCGAGAATGTCATTCTGGGCGGCGCTGTTCGCCTCATATCCCATGCAGTTGTCGACGGTCATACTAGGATTGGCGCCGGCACTGTAATTTATCCGTTTTCCTCAATTGGGCTGCCGCCGCAGGATTTGAAGTATTCCGGCGAGCCCTCTGTGCTGGAGATCGGCACAAACAACGTCATCCGCGAACATGTTACCATGAACCCGGGCACCGAAGGCGGCGGCATGATAACGCGCATTGGTGACAACTGCCTCTTTATGGTGGCATCGCACGTCGCCCACGACTGTCAAATCGGCGATCACGTGATCATGGCGAACAACGCGGCGCTTGGCGGACATGTTTCGGTCGGCGAGTGGGCAATTTTGGGCGGCCTATCAGCGATTCATCAATATGTCCGTATCGGTCGTCACTCTATTGTCGGCGGAATGACCGGCGTTGAACATGACGTCATTCCCTATGGTTCGGTGATGGGTGACCGTGCGCGCCTGGCGGGACTGAATTTGGTCGGGTTGAAAAGGCGCGGTTTCAGTAGAGATATCATTCACGACATGCGCCGCGCATTCCGTTTGCTTTTCGCTCAGGAGGGCAACATGACGGAGCGCCTGGCAGACGTTTCCGATCTTTTCAATAAAATTGAACCGGTCATGGATATCGTCGATTTTATTCAAGAGGAAAGCACACGGCCGATTTGTCAGCCGAAGGGAGACGGTGCCAACTAAGCTTGGTATCCTTGCGGGCGGCGGACCTCTGCCGGCCCGTATTGTGCAATCATGCCTGGCAGCCGGGCGCGACGTATTCGTCATCGCCTTCGAGAATGAAGCGGATCCAAAAACCTGTGAGGGCGTTTCGCACGTATGGATGCCGCTCGGCAAGGTCGGTGCGACCATTAATCGCTTAAAGTCAGAAAATTGCTCGGACGTCGTATTTGCCGGCCCGGTGCGCCGGCCCTCTTTTTCCAAGCTTAAGCCGGACATGCGCGCCATCAGACTGCTAGGCAG encodes:
- the lpxD gene encoding UDP-3-O-(3-hydroxymyristoyl)glucosamine N-acyltransferase, which translates into the protein MADPRFHSCAGPFTLAELAALIEAEMGENSDPDLRLVDVAPLDRASAEHLSFLDNRKYIAAFESSDAAACIVSPGLAARAPKDMALLLSTNPYKAYALAAQAFYPVPALKPNIAETAFVESSARVDPTCRIEHGVVIGANAIVGKNCLIEANVVIGPSVVIGDDVTIGACTSLSHCLIGDRTRIYPGARIGQDGFGFSPDPGGHTKVPQLGRVIVGEDVEIGANSTIDRGSGPDTIIGQGCWIDNLVQIGHNVELGRGCVLAGMVGIAGSAKVGDFVFFGGQAGAIGHITIGSGAKVAGQSGVTKSIPPGATIGGTPAVSIRDWHRQSIILSKLIDKDE
- the lpxA gene encoding acyl-ACP--UDP-N-acetylglucosamine O-acyltransferase, which codes for MTNIHPTAIVDSKAELADDVSIGPYCVVGENVILGGAVRLISHAVVDGHTRIGAGTVIYPFSSIGLPPQDLKYSGEPSVLEIGTNNVIREHVTMNPGTEGGGMITRIGDNCLFMVASHVAHDCQIGDHVIMANNAALGGHVSVGEWAILGGLSAIHQYVRIGRHSIVGGMTGVEHDVIPYGSVMGDRARLAGLNLVGLKRRGFSRDIIHDMRRAFRLLFAQEGNMTERLADVSDLFNKIEPVMDIVDFIQEESTRPICQPKGDGAN
- the fabZ gene encoding 3-hydroxyacyl-ACP dehydratase FabZ, whose amino-acid sequence is MNEASEKGVVETLDIEQIIEAIPHRYPFLMIDRILNVVPDESALGLKNVSINENYFQGHFPRRPVMPGVLIIEAMAQTAAVLVVKTLGPDMAGKLVYFMSVDNCRFRRPVFPGDQLMVHVSKKHRRRNVWKFEAAAKVDGETVAEATYAAMILEDT